One genomic window of Solanum dulcamara chromosome 12, daSolDulc1.2, whole genome shotgun sequence includes the following:
- the LOC129876265 gene encoding pyruvate decarboxylase 1-like, protein MDVKIGSIDTCKPPHNDMGCLPTGNAVTIHTPSVPFNSPDSTLGRHLARRLVQVGVTDVFGVPGDFNLTLLDHLIDEPGLKFVGCCNELNAGYAADGYARARGVGACVVTFTVGGLSVLNAIAGAYSENLPLICIVGGPNSNDYGTNRILHHTIGLPDFSQELRCFQTVTCYQAVVNNLEDAHEMIDTAISTSLKESKPVYISISCNLPGIPHPTFSREPVPFCISPRLSNKMGLEAAVEAAAEFLNKAVKPVIVGGPKLRVAKACDAFVELADASGYAVAVMPSAKGMVPENHPHFIGTYWGAVSTAFCSEIVESADAYLFAGPIFNDYSSVGYSLLLKKEKAIIVQPDRVTIGNGPAFGCILMKDFLATLGKRLKHNPTAYENYRRIYVPEGHPPKCEPKEALRVNVLFEHIQRMLSGDTAVIAETGDSWFNCQKLKLPKGCGYEFQMQYGSIGWSVGATLGYAQAAKEKRVIAFIGDGSFQVTAQDISTMLQCGQRTIIFLINNGGYTIEVEIHDGPYNVIKNWNYTGLVDAIHNGEGKCWTTKVRCEEELVEAIETATETKKDSLCFIEVIVHKDDTSKELLEWGSRVSAANSRLPNPQ, encoded by the exons ATGGATGTAAAGATCGGATCAATTGACACGTGTAAACCTCCGCACAACGACATGGGCTGTTTGCCGACCGGTAACGCCGTAACCATTCACACTCCATCCGTTCCGTTCAACTCGCCGGACTCCACACTGGGTCGTCACTTAGCACGCCGTTTAGTGCAAGTCGGTGTCACCGATGTTTTCGGTGTTCCCGGTGATTTCAACCTGACATTGCTGGATCACCTGATCGATGAACCTGGGCTTAAATTTGTTGGGTGTTGTAATGAGCTAAATGCTGGATATGCTGCTGATGGGTATGCTAGAGCCCGTGGTGTTGGGGCATGTGTTGTGACTTTCACTGTTGGTGGACTTAGTGTTCTTAATGCTATTGCTGGTGCTTATAGTGAGAATCTTCCATTGATTTGCATTGTCGGTGGCCCTAATTCTAATGATTATGGAACTAACAGAATCCTTCATCATACTATTGGGTTACCCGATTTTAGTCAAGAACTTCGTTGCTTTCAAACTGTCACTTGTTATCAG GCTGTGGTGAATAACTTAGAGGATGCACATGAAATGATCGATACAGCGATCTCTACGTCGTTGAAAGAGAGTAAGCCGGTTTATATAAGCATAAGCTGTAACTTGCCGGGGATTCCACACCCTACTTTTAGCCGTGAACCAGTTCCATTTTGCATCTCTCCCAG ATTGAGTAACAAGATGGGTTTGGAAGCAGCAGTGGAGGCAGCTGCAGAGTTCTTAAACAAAGCTGTGAAACCAGTCATTGTGGGAGGGCCAAAATTGCGTGTTGCAAAGGCGTGTGATGCGTTTGTTGAATTGGCTGATGCAAGTGGATATGCTGTTGCAGTGATGCCATCAGCTAAGGGGATGGTTCCAGAAAACCACCCTCATTTCATTGGAACTTATTGGGGTGCAGTGAGCACGGCCTTCTGTTCTGAAATTGTGGAATCAGCTGATGCTTACTTGTTTGCTGGACCTATTTTTAATGACTATAGCTCTGTTGGGTATTCTCTGCTTCTCAAGAAAGAGAAAGCTATCATTGTACAGCCAGATCGTGTGACTATTGGTAATGGACCTGCATTTGGTTGTATTCTAATGAAGGATTTCCTTGCTACATTGGGCAAGAGGCTAAAGCACAACCCGACTGCATATGAGAATTATCGTAGGATTTATGTTCCAGAGGGACATCCTCCCAAGTGTGAGCCTAAAGAAGCATTGAGGGTTAATGTTCTCTTTGAGCACATTCAGAGGATGTTGTCTGGTGACACTGCTGTGATTGCTGAGACAGGGGATTCATGGTTCAATTGCCAGAAACTTAAACTGCCCAAGGGATGTGG GTACGAGTTCCAAATGCAGTACGGATCTATTGGTTGGTCTGTTGGAGCAACTCTTGGTTATGCACAAGCAGCAAAAGAAAAGAGGGTGATTGCTTTCATTGGTGATGGTAGTTTTCAG GTGACTGCGCAGGATATTTCAACAATGCTGCAATGTGGTCAGAGGACCATCATCTTCTTGATAAACAATGGTGGTTACACAATTGAGGTTGAGATTCACGACGGACCTTACAATGTGATTAAGAACTGGAATTACACTGGACTAGTCGATGCAATCCACAATGGGGAAGGAAAATGTTGGACAACAAAG GTTCGTTGCGAAGAGGAGCTTGTGGAAGCAATTGAAACTGCAACTGAAACTAAGAAAGACAGCTTGTGCTTCATTGAAGTGATTGTTCACAAGGATGACACCAGCAAAGAGCTGCTTGAATGGGGTTCTAGAGTCTCAGCAGCTAATAGTCGTCTACCAAATCCTCAGTAA
- the LOC129877587 gene encoding receptor-like protein 7: MKIFLLQVSFITILLVFPISCNYISGQCLDDQKALLIKFKNNLTFDSSWSKKLVRWDEDSTDCCLWPGVSCDEEGHVLALELDDEAIHGGIENSSSLFHLRYLEKLNLAHNGLYYVPIPTEIYKLANLTYLNLSSASFDGQIPMELSRLTKLEILDLSGGILKLERPDLKTLIGKLANLRELYLDEVNVSLKGSELCSVLSSSLPQLRVLSMRVCQISGPLDPILLNLRFLSVIRLDANNLSTMVPDFLANFTKLKTLSISWCNLFGPFPSKIFKVPTLQELDLSGNENLNGLLPNSIANLVNLTRLVLNGCNFSGPIPSTMGKLTNLVSLVLSNNSFTGSIPLFHKANKLNLIELSYNNGPLSSAQTQLAVLLSLPSLQYLSFYNSHLSGVIHEFPNASSSVLETLDLSYNHLNGSIPRSLFKLNRLSYLSLSSNSFSGTINIEAVKGLPRLSGLDLSYNNLRIDVQGSNSTSFPFPQMSELRLASCQLQKFPDLKNQSNMNVLDLSDNNISGQVPSWIWSFGLSVLNLSCNFLESLEEPYNISIDYWSVIDLHNNRIKGDIPILPTYLNYFSIANNKLTGSIPSSICNLDLLMFLDMSDNSLNNKIPPCLFQKANSFIVFKLGRNKLSGIIPDTFFPNCTLKTLDLSSNNLEGKVPRSLERCAFLEVLDIGTNKIRDTYPCMLKKLPSLHVLILRSNKFYGDLQCHIANQAWPKLQIVDIASNNFSGALLPQYFSSWEGMMKSSNPELQHQYLQVEFIGFGIYYRNRVTLTLKGQAMEIENILEVFTSIDFSCNNFQGEIPEVLGDLKLLYLLNFSHNALTGRIPKALGKLTQLGSLDLSVNKLSGRIPDELAGLTFLAFLNLSFNQLSGTIPRGNQLQTFSANSFEGNSGLCDFPLKKTCSGTTATGSSQFPSRHSEHETVDGKYISFALGSSVAFGIVTWLLLLSQKYNELIDRLLFRILGQQKKSGRNKNQRRSR, translated from the coding sequence ATGAAAATATTCCTCCTTCAGGTTTCTTTCATCACTATCCTGCTTGTGTTTCCGATCAGTTGTAACTATATTTCAGGCCAATGTTTGGATGATCAAAAAGCCTTGTTgattaaattcaagaataacCTCACGTTCGACTCTTCTTGGTCAAAGAAACTAGTGAGGTGGGATGAAGACAGTACTGACTGCTGTCTGTGGCCAGGTGTAAGTTGTGATGAGGAAGGTCATGTGCTTGCTCTGGAGTTGGACGACGAAGCCATTCATGGTGGAATTGAGAACTCAAGCAGTCTCTTCCATCTTCGATATCTTGAGAAGCTCAATCTGGCTCATAATGGCCTATACTATGTTCCAATACCAACAGAAATATATAAGCTCGCCAACTTGACGTACCTGAATTTGTCAAGTGCTAGTTTTGATGGGCAGATTCCAATGGAATTGTCAAGATTGACAAAGTTAGAGATTCTTGACCTTTCTGGAGGGATTTTAAAGCTTGAGAGGCCAGATCTGAAAACACTGATTGGAAAACTAGCAAATCTTAGAGAACTTTACCTTGATGAAGTGAATGTTTCATTGAAGGGGAGTGAGTTATGCTCAGTATTATCTTCTTCTCTACCACAATTGAGAGTGTTGTCAATGAGAGTCTGTCAAATTTCAGGTCCACTTGATCCTATCCTTTTAAATCTTCGTTTCCTTTCAGTCATTCGTCTCGATGCCAATAACTTGTCAACTATGGTTCCTGATTTTCTGGcaaattttacaaaattaaaaacCCTAAGCATCAGTTGGTGCAACTTGTTTGGTCCATTTCCAAGTAAAATATTTAAGGTACCAACTCTACAGGAACTTGATTTATCTGGCAATGAAAATCTCAACGGTTTGCTTCCGAATTCAATTGCTAACCTTGTAAATTTGACCCGGCTTGTTTTAAATGGTTGCAATTTTAGTGGACCTATTCCATCAACAATGGGAAAACTGACAAACCTGGTTTCTTTAGTCTTGTCAAACAACAGCTTTACTGGTTCGATCCCACTCTTTCACAAGGCTAACAAGCTCAATCTCATTGAACTTTCTTATAACAATGGTCCACTTTCTTCTGCTCAAACTCAGTTAGCTGTTCTCCTTTCCCTTCCGTCGTTGCAGTACCTTAGTTTTTATAATAGTCATTTAAGCGGAGTAATCCATGAATTTCCGAATGCATCCTCCTCTGTTCTGGAAACACTTGATTTGAGCTATAACCATCTAAATGGATCGATCCCCCGGTCTCTCTTTAAACTCAATAGGCTTTCATACCTCTCACTTTCTTCCAACTCCTTCAGTGGGACCATTAATATCGAAGCGGTAAAGGGGCTTCCTAGGTTAAGTGGCCTTGACCTTTCTTACAACAACTTGAGGATTGATGTGCAGGGTAGTAATTCAACCTCATTTCCCTTTCCCCAAATGAGCGAATTGAGGTTGGCATCATGTCAGTTGCAAAAGTTTCCGGACCTTAAAAACCAGTCAAACATGAATGTATTAGACCTTTCAGACAACAATATTTCAGGACAAGTACCCAGCTGGATTTGGAGTTTTGGTTTATCTGTGCTGAATCTTTCTTGCAATTTCTTAGAGTCTCTGGAAGAACCTTACAACATATCGATAGATTATTGGAGTGTCATTGACTTGCATAATAACAGGATTAAGGGCGATATACCCATTCTACCTACTTATCTTAATTACTTTTCAATTGCCAACAATAAACTTACGGGATCAATACCCTCTTCCATATGCAATCTAGATCTGCTTATGTTTCTTGATATGTCAGACAACTCCTTAAACAACAAAATACCTCCATGTCTTTTCCAAAAGGCTAACAGTTTCATAGTGTTCAAATTAGGGAGAAACAAACTAAGTGGCATTATTCCTGATACATTTTTCCCTAATTGCACTTTGAAAACTTTAGACCTCAGCAGCAATAACTTAGAAGGAAAAGTTCCAAGATCCCTGGAAAGATGTGCATTTCTGGAGGTTTTAGACATTGGAACCAATAAGATAAGAGATACATACCCATGCATGTTGAAAAAATTACCCAGTTTGCACGTTCTAATCCTAAGGTCGAACAAATTTTATGGAGATCTCCAGTGTCATATAGCTAATCAAGCATGGCCAAAGCTTCAAATTGTAGATATTGCTTCCAACAATTTCAGTGGAGCACTGCTACCACAGTACTTCTCGAGCTGGGAAGGCATGATGAAGAGCAGCAATCCAGAGCTACAACACCAGTACTTGCAAGTTGAATTCATCGGCTTTGGCATCTACTATCGAAATAGAGTAACTTTAACTCTCAAAGGTCAAGCGATGGAGATTGAGAATATTCTTGAAGTTTTTACATCCATCGATTTCTCCTGCAACAACTTTCAAGGAGAGATACCAGAGGTATTGGGAGATCTCAAATTGCTGTACCTTCTTAACTTCTCACACAATGCATTGACAGGAAGGATACCAAAGGCCCTTGGAAAGTTGACTCAGCTTGGATCCTTAGATCTTTCGGTAAACAAATTAAGTGGGAGAATTCCAGACGAGCTTGCAGGTCTCACATTTCTTGCTTTCTTGAACCTATCTTTCAATCAACTTTCCGGTACGATTCCAAGAGGCAACCAACTTCAGACATTCTCAGCAAATTCCTTTGAAGGGAACTCAGGGCTGTGCGATTTTCCTTTAAAGAAAACGTGCAGTGGCACCACAGCGACTGGATCATCACAATTTCCTAGCAGACATTCTGAACATGAAACAGTAGATGGGAAATATATAAGTTTTGCCTTGGGATCTTCTGTGGCCTTTGGCATCGTAACCTGGCTGCTTTTGCTTAGCCAAAAATATAATGAGCTCATCGATAGACTTCTTTTCAGAATTTTGGGTCAGCAGAAAAAGAGTGGCAGGAATAAAAACCAGAGAAGGTCAAGGTAA